A portion of the Callithrix jacchus isolate 240 chromosome 13, calJac240_pri, whole genome shotgun sequence genome contains these proteins:
- the LOC128931270 gene encoding histone H3.1-like produces MARTKQTARKSTGGKAPRKQLATKAARKSAPAGGVKKPHRYRPGIVALREIRRYQKSTELLIRKLPFQRLVREIAQDFKTDLRFQSSVVMALQEACEPYLVGLFEDTNLCAIHAKRVTIMPKDIQLARRIHGERA; encoded by the coding sequence ATGGCACGTACTAAGCAGACTGCACGTAAGTCCACTGGGGGGAAAGCGCCGCGGAAGCAGCTGGCTACTAAGGCAGCTCGGAAAAGCGCTCCAGCCGGCGGCGTGAAGAAGCCGCACCGCTACCGGCCCGGCATCGTGGCCCTGCGCGAGATTCGCCGCTACCAGAAGTCAACCGAGCTGCTGATCCGAAAGTTGCCTTTCCAACGACTGGTGCGAGAAATtgctcaggacttcaagactgACCTGCGCTTTCAAAGCTCCGTGGTGATGGCCCTGCAGGAGGCGTGCGAGCCCTACTTGGTGGGGCTCTTTGAGGACACCAACCTGTGCGCCATCCACGCTAAGCGGGTGACTATCATGCCCAAGGACATTCAGCTCGCTCGCCGCATTCATGGGGAGAGAGCGTAA